In the genome of Mucisphaera calidilacus, one region contains:
- a CDS encoding glycosyltransferase family 2 protein: protein MPEFRFSVIMPCHNAERYVEQALKSAATQTLPPHQIIAVNDNSSDNSAQVIRQSGVDVTLLETSFKNAAAARNHGLERATGDWIAFLDADDYWYPHHLEEAAKRLEGSNDVGYTALDDYLFNDGSMLKTPNRWPITQATNGLTPDDYVRCWRKYFKFAMGPTVVRRDRFEAVGGFNVEQRRRHDFEMWLRVIHGHTWAYNPMPVTVYRCESVGSISRENVPEAEWYRLRALSLNVDRYNTEDYRQIIRGVARGAIATALTDGTPEERKKALSLGWPHLSVSQKLVFAAGALMPGVFGAINRRRRERALAQAAASEPRTNTP from the coding sequence ATGCCCGAGTTTCGATTCAGTGTGATCATGCCCTGTCACAACGCCGAGCGCTACGTCGAACAGGCGCTCAAGAGCGCAGCCACACAGACACTGCCGCCCCACCAGATCATCGCGGTCAACGACAACTCATCCGACAACTCCGCGCAGGTCATCCGCCAGTCGGGCGTTGATGTCACCCTGCTGGAAACCTCGTTCAAGAACGCCGCCGCGGCCCGCAACCACGGCCTGGAACGCGCAACCGGCGACTGGATCGCCTTCCTCGATGCCGACGACTACTGGTACCCCCACCACCTCGAGGAGGCGGCCAAACGACTCGAGGGCAGCAACGACGTGGGGTACACCGCGCTGGACGACTACCTGTTCAACGACGGCTCGATGCTCAAGACACCCAACCGCTGGCCGATCACCCAGGCAACCAACGGCCTGACGCCTGACGATTACGTCCGCTGCTGGCGGAAATACTTCAAGTTCGCCATGGGCCCGACCGTCGTCCGTCGCGACCGATTCGAGGCCGTCGGCGGATTCAACGTCGAGCAGCGGCGACGGCACGACTTCGAGATGTGGCTCCGGGTGATCCACGGCCACACCTGGGCCTACAACCCCATGCCCGTGACGGTCTACCGCTGCGAGTCCGTCGGCAGCATCTCGCGTGAGAACGTGCCCGAGGCCGAGTGGTACCGGCTGCGAGCGCTGTCGCTCAACGTCGATCGCTACAACACCGAGGACTACCGCCAGATCATCCGGGGCGTGGCACGCGGCGCGATCGCAACCGCGCTGACCGACGGCACACCCGAAGAACGCAAGAAGGCCCTGTCGCTCGGATGGCCCCATCTCTCAGTATCACAGAAGCTGGTCTTCGCCGCGGGCGCTCTGATGCCCGGCGTCTTTGGCGCCATCAACCGCCGTCGACGCGAACGAGCGC